The genomic window CCTGGGCCACCGCCTCGGGCGGGTCGTCCTGCAACAGGGCGCGGGCGGTGTGGCCGGCATCCTCCCATTCCTCGGCGCGGCGCAGGGCGTCCACGACGCGGACGGTCTGCTCGGCATCCAGCGGCGGGCCGCTGCGCCAGAGTGCGACCGCCTCCAGCCGCCAGCTGCGCGCGAGTTCGGGACGGCCCAGATCATCGGCGGTCCAGGCGGCCTGGAGGGTGGCCTCGGCGGCGGCGTGCAGCGCGCCCGTCTCTTCCAGCACGAGCGCCCAGGCCAGGAAGCGCCGCGCCAGCGGCGGGTGCGAGGCATCGTTCAGCAGGGCGCGGTAATTCGCCCCGCCCACCGCCTGGGCCGCGGCCGGGTGGGCCTGGGTGATGTCCGGCGCCGAATATCCGCAACTCGGGCATTGCTGCAGCCAGCGGCCCATGGTGGCGCGCAGCGGCTGGCCCGGCCGCAGGTCGAGGTCCGGCGCCTGCTCCGGCGCGGTGGCGCGGAACAGGGCCTGGCGGCTTTCGGTGCCGCAGACCGCGCACACGGCCCCCTGGGGTGCGGTGGACGCGGCGCTCTGGCCGGGTCGCGAAACTGGCATAATGCTAAACTAGGCAGTCCTGGGCCGAAGGCGAAGGGGGGAGAATGATGATCGGCGCAGATGGCCGAAGCCATTGCCCCGCGCGGCGCGGCGAAGGATAACTGTGGGATGCCCCGTGGCGACCTTTTCCCCGATATCGCGCCCTTCGAGACCGGCCTGCTGCCGCTCGGCGACGGGCATGTCATGTATTGGGAGCAGGTGGGCAATCCCCGCGGCCAGCCCGTGCTGTTTCTCCATGGCGGCCCGGGTGCCGGGGCGGGCGCGGTGCACCGCCGCTTCTTCGACCCCACGCATTGGCGGCTGGTGGTGTTCGACCAGCGCGGCGCCGGCCGTTCGCGTCCCTTGGGGGAGCTCACGGCCAACACCACGCCGCATCTGGTCGAGGACATCGAGACGCTGCGCCGCTTCCTGGGGCTGGAGCGCTGGCTGCTGTTCGGCGGCTCCTGGGGCTCCACCCTCGCGCTGGCCTACGCCCAGGCGCACCCGGAACGGGTGACTGGCTGCGTGCTGCGCGGCGTCTTCCTCGGCCGCGACGCGGAGGTGGAGTGGTTCCTGCACGGGCTGCGGCGCTTCTTCCCCGATGCCTGGTCCGCCTTCGCCGAGCACATCCCGCCCGAGGAACGGCATGACCTGCTGGAGGCCTATCTGCGGCGCCTCACCAGCCCCGACCCCGCCTTGCACCTGCCCGCCGCCCGGGCCTGGAGCCATTACGAGGGCAGTTGTTCCACCCTGCTGCCCTCGCCCGAGACGGTGGCGTCCTTCGCGCAGGACCGCACGGCGCTGGGGCTGGCGCGCATCGAGGCGCATTACTTCAAGCACCGGCTCTTCCTGCCCGAGGGCGGGCTGCTGGGCGGCATGCACCGCATCGCGCACATGCCGGCCGAGATCATCCAGGGGCGCTACGACATGGTCTGCCCGGCCGAGACGGCCTTCGACCTGGCCGCCGCCTGGCCCCGCGCCCGGCTGACCGTGGTGGCCGATGCCGGGCATTCGGCGCTGGAACCCGGCATCCGCACGGCGCTGGTGGCGGCGGTGGAGAGGTTCCGGCGAAGGTAGGGGTGCGGCCGATTCACGCCCCGGCTGCGCCGGGACGATCGGACGCTTTCCCCGCGGCCGATTCACGCCCCGGCTGCGCCGGGACGATCGGACGCTAGGCCATCCCCCCCGCGCCGCGACGGGCCAGAGGCATTCCACCCGCCCCTTCCGGACCCCCACATACCAGTCGTAGCGGTCCACCGTGGGGTCGCAATGGCCGGGGACGAGGCGCAGCTTTTCTCCAAGCCGCGGACGCAGCGACGGGTCCTCCACCGTCAGCTTCCCGTGCTCGTCGGACGCGCCGACATAGCGCACCCCTTCCCGCCCCCAGACCAAGGGATAACCGCTGTCGGTCGGCATCGCCTTGTGGCCGGCGTCCAGCACGGCGATGTGCGGCGTGGCGGCACTCATCACCGTCGCCAGCACGAAGAGCGCGTGCTGGAAGGGCGGTGCCTCCTCGTTGCGGGCGTAGTCGGCGTCCATCAGCGCGTAGGAGCCGGCTTGCAGTTCGGTATAGACGCCGCTCGCCAGCTCATGCGCGAAGGTGCCGGTGCCGGCGCCGCCCACCACGGGGCAGTCGAGGCCCTGCTGGCGCAATTGCTCCACCGTGCGCCGGGCTTCCTCGGCCGCGCCGCGGATGGCGGTGGCCCGGCCCTCGGGCGTGCGGATGTGCTGGGCGCTGCCGTGATAGGCCTGGATGCCGCCGAAGCTCAGATGCTTCGACGCCGCAATGCGCTGGGCCAGGGCCACAGCGGGCGGGCCAGGCTGCACGCCGCAGCGCGCCGCACCCACGTCAATTTCCACCAGCACGGGGATACGCACGCCGGCGGCCTCGGCCGCTTCCTCGATGGCGTCCACATGGGCAGGGTCGTCGGCGCAGATGGAGACGCGCGCCACCTTCGCCAGCGCCGCGAGCCGCGCCAGCTTGCGCGCGCCCACCACCTGGTTGGTCACCATCACATCGGGCACGCCGCCCCAGACCAGCGCCTCGGCCTCGGCCACCTTCTGCACGCATTGGCCGATGGCCCCGCGCGCCATCTGCATCCGCGCGATCACGGGCGATTTGTGCGTCTTGGCGTGGGCCCGCAGCTTCACATTGGTGGGCGCCAGCAGTGCGGCCATGGTGTCGAGGTTGTGCTCGAAGGCGTCGAGGTCGAGCAGCAAGGCGGGCGTGTCCACCTCGTCCTCGCGCATGCCGGGTTCGGCGGGGGGTGGCTGCAGCATGGGCGTTCTCCGTGATCGGGGGCATGATGCGGGCATGTCCGGAAGCGATCCAGAGGTGCTCATCATCGGCGCGGGCTGCGCCGGCATCGCGGCGGCGCGCGCGCTGCGCGCGGCGGGGCGAAGCTGCGTGGTGCTGGAGGCCTCGGGCCATCTGGGCGGGCGGGCGCGGACCTGCACGACGCTTGGGGTGCCCTTCGACCATGGCGCCACCTGGCTGCACCAGGCGGATGAAAACCCGCTGGCGGCGCATGTGGCCGAGCACATTGACCACGACACGGTGCGCGAACGCCATCTGCATCTGGGCGACCGATTCGCGACGGCCGAGGAATTCCAGGACTACTGGCGCGCCCATGGGGCCTTCGAGGATGCGCTGGCGGCGGCACCCCTCACGCCCGACCGCCCCGTGACTGAGGCCGCGCCGCGGGGCGGCCGCTGGGACGCCACCATCGCGCATTGGCTGGGCAGTCAGATCAACGGGGCCGAGCTGGGGCGCATCTCGCTGGAGGACTACGTCCGCACCGACCTGGACGGGCCCAACCTGCTGCCGCGCGAGGGCGTGGGCGGGCTCGTGGCGCGGCTGGCCGAGGGCCTCGACATCCGCCTCCACCACCCCGTGCGCCACCTGCGCTGGGAAGGGCCGGGCGTGGTGGCGGAGGGCGATTTCGGCACGCTGCGGGCCGCGCGCGCCATCGTCACCGTCTCGACCGGCGTGCTGGCGGCTGGCGGGCTGCGCTTCACACCCGAATTGCCTCCGGCCACACGCGACGCCATCGCGGGCCTGCCCATGGGGCTGCTGACGAAATTCGCCTTCCGGCTGCGGCGCGATGTGGGCGTGGCGCCCTTCCACTCCGCGCGCCGCGTCGTGACGGCGGCCGCGCCGCAGCCCATGTCCTGGGTGTTCCGCCCCTTCGACGCGCCGCTGGTCTTCGGCTTCGTGGGCGGGGCGCGGGCCTGGGCATTGCTGCGCGAGGGCGTGGCCGCCACCGAGGCCGCCGCCCGTGCCGATTTCGCCGCCATGTTCGGCAGCGACGCCGCGCTGGGCGAGGCGCTGGTCACGCGCTGGGGCGATGACCCTTTGTTCCTCGGCAGCTACAGCCATGCGCGGCCGGGGCACCATGCCTCGCGCGCCGTGCTGGCGGCGCCACTGGGCGAAGGGCGCCTCACCTTCGCGGGCGAGGCCACGCATAGCCGTTTCGCCGGCACCGTCGCCGGCGCCTGGCTGTCTGGCGAGGCGGCGGCGCGGGCGTCCTAGCCTGCCCGCTTGCGCTTGGGCTTCGCCGGCGGCGCGTGGCGCGCCAGGATGGGCTGGAGGAAGCGGCCGGTGTGGCTTTCGGGGTTGGCCGCGATGTCCTCCGGCGTGCCCTGGGCCACGATACGCCCACCGCCCTCGCCGCCCTCGGGCCCGAGATCCAGCACCCAGTCGGCGGTCTTGATGACCTCGAGGTTGTGCTCGATCACCACCACCGTGTTCCCGGTGGCGACAAGCTGGTGCAGCACCTCCAGCAGCTTGCGCACATCCTCGAAATGCAGGCCGGTGGTGGGCTCGTCCAGGATGTAGAGGGTGCGGCCCGTGGCGCGGCGGCTGAGTTCCTTGGCGAGCTTGATGCGCTGCGCCTCGCCGCCCGAGAGCGTCGTCGCCTGCTGGCCGAGATGGATGTAGCCGAGCCCCACCTCCTCCAGCATCCGCAGCTTTTCATGGATGGAGGGCACGGCCGAGAAGAAGGCGCGGCCCTCCGTCACCGTCATGTCCAGCACGTCGGCGATGGATTTGCCGCGGAACTTCACCTCCAGGGTTTCGCGGTTGTAGCGCTTCCCTTTGCAGGTGTCGCAGGTGACGTAGACATCCGGCAAAAAGTGCATCTCGATCTTGATGACGCCATCGCCCTGGCAGGCCTCGCAGCGGCCGCCCTTCACGTTGAAGCTGAAGCGGCCGGGCTTGTAGCCGCGCGAGCGTGAATCCGGCAGTTCCGCGAACCAGTCGCGGATGGGCGCGAAGAGGCCCGTATAGGTCGCGGGGTTGGAGCGCGGCGTGCGGCCGATGGGCGACTGGTCAATGTCGATGACCTTGTCGATCAGCTCGATGCCCTCGATGCGCTGGTGCGGCGCGGGCACCACGCTGGCCCCCATGAGCCGGCGCGAGAGGCCATTGAACAGCGTCTCGATCACCAGCGTGGACTTGCCCCCGCCCGACACGCCGGCGATGGCGGTGAAGGTGCCCAGCGGGAATTCCGCATCCACATTCTTCAGGTTGTTCCCCGTGGCGCCCACCACCCGCAGCATGCGCTTGCGATCAATCGGCCGGCGCGCGGGCGGCATCGGAATTTCGCGTCGGCCGGAAAGGTAGGCGCCGGTGACGGAGGTGGGGTGGGCCGCCACCTCCTCCGGCGTGCCCTGCGCCACCACCGTGCCGCCCGCCGCCCCCGCCCCGGGGCCGATATCCACCAGGTGGTCGGCGGTGCGGATGGCGTCCTCGTCGTGTTCCACCACCAGCACGGAATTGCCGAGGTCGCGCAGGCGGCGCAGCGTCACCAGCAGGCGTTCATTGTCCCGCTGGTGCAGGCCGATGGAGGGTTCGTCCAGCACATAGAGCACGCCGGTCAGCCCCGAGCCGATCTGGGAAGCGAGGCGGATGCGCTGGCTCTCCCCGCCCGAAAGCGTGGCCGAGGACCGCGCGAGCGACAGGTAGTCCAGCCCCACATCCACCAGGAATTGCAGCCGGTCCTCGATCTCGCGGAGAATCCGGCGGGCGATTTCCTGGCGCTGCGGGGTGAGGGTCTCGTTCACCCCCGCGAACCATTCCCGCGCGCGGCGGATGGACAGAGCGCTCGCCTCGCCGATATGGCAGCCGGCCACCTTCACCGCGAGCGATTGCGGCTTGAGGCGATGGCCGTTGCAGGCATGGCAGGGCTTCTGCGCCTGGTAGCGGGCCAGGTCCTCGCGCACCCAGGGGTTGTCCGTCTCGCGGAAGCGGCGCTGGAGGTTCGCGATCACGCCCTCAAAGGGCTTGTTCACCTCATAGGCGCGCAAGCCATCCTTGTAGCGGAGCGTCACCGGGTCCGGGCCGGTGCCGTGCAGGATGGCCTGGCGGGCGACCTGAGGCAGCTCCTCCCAGGCATGGTCCAGGTTGATCTTGAGGTGCTTGGCCAGCGAGGCCAGCGTCTGGTCGTAATAGGGGCTGGAGGCATTGCCGGCCCATGGGGCGATGGCGCCTTCGCGCAGGCTGGCGGCCTCATTGGGCACGACCAGGGCCGGGTCGAAGAAGCTCTCGGTCCCCAGCCCGTCGCAGACCGGGCAGGCGCCCTGGGGCGAGTTGAAGCTGAACAGCCGCGGCTCGATTTCCTCG from Roseococcus microcysteis includes these protein-coding regions:
- the uvrA gene encoding excinuclease ABC subunit UvrA, translated to MPRDAAPETPATRGDARSDLIRIRGARQHNLKSLDIDLPRGKLVVLTGLSGSGKSSLAFDTIYAEGQRRYVESLSAYARQFLQLMQKPDVDSIEGLSPAISIEQKTTSHNPRSTVGTVTEIHDYMRLLWARVGVPYSPATGLPIEAQTVSQMVDRVLAMPEGTRLLILAPVIRGKKGEYRKELAEYQRRGFERVKVNGALHLISEAPKLDKKLKHDIEVVVDRIVVREGIAQRLADSFETALALADGIAYAENADNAERTVFSQKFACPVSGFSIEEIEPRLFSFNSPQGACPVCDGLGTESFFDPALVVPNEAASLREGAIAPWAGNASSPYYDQTLASLAKHLKINLDHAWEELPQVARQAILHGTGPDPVTLRYKDGLRAYEVNKPFEGVIANLQRRFRETDNPWVREDLARYQAQKPCHACNGHRLKPQSLAVKVAGCHIGEASALSIRRAREWFAGVNETLTPQRQEIARRILREIEDRLQFLVDVGLDYLSLARSSATLSGGESQRIRLASQIGSGLTGVLYVLDEPSIGLHQRDNERLLVTLRRLRDLGNSVLVVEHDEDAIRTADHLVDIGPGAGAAGGTVVAQGTPEEVAAHPTSVTGAYLSGRREIPMPPARRPIDRKRMLRVVGATGNNLKNVDAEFPLGTFTAIAGVSGGGKSTLVIETLFNGLSRRLMGASVVPAPHQRIEGIELIDKVIDIDQSPIGRTPRSNPATYTGLFAPIRDWFAELPDSRSRGYKPGRFSFNVKGGRCEACQGDGVIKIEMHFLPDVYVTCDTCKGKRYNRETLEVKFRGKSIADVLDMTVTEGRAFFSAVPSIHEKLRMLEEVGLGYIHLGQQATTLSGGEAQRIKLAKELSRRATGRTLYILDEPTTGLHFEDVRKLLEVLHQLVATGNTVVVIEHNLEVIKTADWVLDLGPEGGEGGGRIVAQGTPEDIAANPESHTGRFLQPILARHAPPAKPKRKRAG
- the pip gene encoding prolyl aminopeptidase, which produces MPRGDLFPDIAPFETGLLPLGDGHVMYWEQVGNPRGQPVLFLHGGPGAGAGAVHRRFFDPTHWRLVVFDQRGAGRSRPLGELTANTTPHLVEDIETLRRFLGLERWLLFGGSWGSTLALAYAQAHPERVTGCVLRGVFLGRDAEVEWFLHGLRRFFPDAWSAFAEHIPPEERHDLLEAYLRRLTSPDPALHLPAARAWSHYEGSCSTLLPSPETVASFAQDRTALGLARIEAHYFKHRLFLPEGGLLGGMHRIAHMPAEIIQGRYDMVCPAETAFDLAAAWPRARLTVVADAGHSALEPGIRTALVAAVERFRRR
- a CDS encoding flavin monoamine oxidase family protein translates to MSGSDPEVLIIGAGCAGIAAARALRAAGRSCVVLEASGHLGGRARTCTTLGVPFDHGATWLHQADENPLAAHVAEHIDHDTVRERHLHLGDRFATAEEFQDYWRAHGAFEDALAAAPLTPDRPVTEAAPRGGRWDATIAHWLGSQINGAELGRISLEDYVRTDLDGPNLLPREGVGGLVARLAEGLDIRLHHPVRHLRWEGPGVVAEGDFGTLRAARAIVTVSTGVLAAGGLRFTPELPPATRDAIAGLPMGLLTKFAFRLRRDVGVAPFHSARRVVTAAAPQPMSWVFRPFDAPLVFGFVGGARAWALLREGVAATEAAARADFAAMFGSDAALGEALVTRWGDDPLFLGSYSHARPGHHASRAVLAAPLGEGRLTFAGEATHSRFAGTVAGAWLSGEAAARAS